A region from the Halosolutus gelatinilyticus genome encodes:
- a CDS encoding AIR synthase family protein, which translates to MTDLGKIDRAFFERHVASNLGADRGDVNLGPTHGVDFGVLDIGGRALVTATDPLSILPALGFERAARFALDLILADVAVSGVSPSHLSICFTLPETMTDDEFATIWETIDAECVDLGVAIVTGHTARYSDPSYPWVGAATAMGVGDHGEIVRPDGARPGDRLLLTTGPAVEAVGLLSTLFPDQLDLPEDVVSAAQDRLDEVHCVRDALTAAAAGPVTAMHDVTEGGLAGAVNEMADGSGTRFAIDREAVPMRPGVAEVCEHLGMDPWAATSCGSLLIAVDPEGAEDVRAALDARGTVAAEIGRVEAIEGETVDSATGGEVFVDGDRLEHPGTDPSWAAYADLAGDG; encoded by the coding sequence GTGACCGACCTCGGCAAGATCGATCGGGCCTTCTTCGAACGACACGTCGCGTCGAACCTCGGCGCCGATCGCGGCGACGTCAACCTCGGGCCGACCCACGGCGTCGACTTCGGCGTCCTCGATATCGGCGGGCGGGCGCTGGTGACGGCGACCGATCCGCTCTCGATCCTCCCGGCGCTCGGGTTCGAGCGAGCGGCGCGATTCGCGCTGGATCTGATCCTCGCGGACGTGGCCGTCAGCGGGGTCTCCCCGTCGCACCTCTCGATCTGCTTTACGCTCCCCGAGACGATGACCGACGACGAGTTCGCGACGATCTGGGAGACGATCGACGCGGAGTGTGTGGACCTCGGCGTGGCGATCGTCACCGGCCACACCGCACGCTACTCCGATCCGTCCTACCCGTGGGTCGGCGCGGCGACCGCGATGGGCGTCGGCGACCACGGCGAAATCGTCCGCCCCGACGGCGCGCGGCCCGGCGATCGACTCCTCCTGACGACCGGTCCTGCCGTCGAGGCGGTCGGGCTGTTGAGTACGCTCTTTCCGGACCAACTGGACCTCCCCGAAGACGTCGTCTCCGCCGCCCAGGATCGGCTGGACGAAGTCCACTGCGTACGTGACGCCCTCACCGCGGCCGCGGCGGGGCCCGTGACGGCCATGCACGACGTCACCGAGGGCGGTCTCGCGGGGGCGGTAAACGAGATGGCCGACGGCTCCGGTACCCGGTTCGCGATCGATCGCGAGGCGGTGCCGATGCGGCCCGGCGTCGCCGAAGTGTGCGAGCACCTCGGGATGGACCCGTGGGCCGCCACCAGTTGCGGCTCGCTTCTGATCGCGGTCGATCCCGAGGGCGCCGAGGACGTGCGCGCGGCGCTGGATGCGCGCGGGACCGTTGCGGCCGAGATCGGTCGCGTCGAGGCGATCGAGGGCGAGACGGTCGATTCGGCGACCGGCGGCGAGGTCTTCGTGGACGGCGACCGACTCGAACACCCGGGAACCGATCCGTCGTGGGCGGCGTACGCCGACCTGGCGGGCGACGGATAA
- a CDS encoding putative sulfate/molybdate transporter, translating to MAHSSPLKTDSGLEFTPSEVTGALGDSVTVLPLLVALAATTAISLPHVLVGFGIFQIVWGLYYGLPLSVEPMKALVGLAIVGSLSYPELATAGLLAGAVLLAIGRLGFVDRLQRIVGEPVVRGVQLAVALLLLEAAVGLSLESVPVAAAGFAVVAVLAIAGYRQPSVLVVLGIGAIAAVATAGVPTPAAPRLTLFPAGAPSVSGAALEGTVAQLGMTLGNAAIATALLCGDLYDRDVSADDLSQTMGVTCLAAIPIGGVPMCHGSGGLAGKYAFGARTGGANVLLGVGYLALALVAAGALFAAFPLALLGVLLVVVALELGRAAVAPVSGVRSLAVVAGVGLVGVAVNVGVAFALGAGVVWLLDR from the coding sequence ATGGCGCACTCATCCCCGTTGAAGACAGATAGCGGGCTCGAATTTACCCCGAGCGAAGTGACGGGTGCGCTAGGTGATTCGGTTACGGTTCTTCCCCTGCTGGTCGCCCTCGCCGCGACGACGGCGATCTCGCTGCCCCACGTGCTCGTCGGCTTCGGGATCTTCCAGATCGTCTGGGGGCTCTACTACGGGTTACCGCTGTCGGTCGAACCGATGAAGGCGCTGGTCGGGCTGGCGATCGTCGGTTCGCTCTCCTATCCGGAACTGGCCACCGCGGGACTGCTCGCCGGCGCGGTGTTGCTGGCGATCGGCCGTCTCGGCTTCGTCGATCGACTGCAGCGGATCGTCGGCGAACCCGTCGTTCGCGGCGTCCAACTCGCCGTCGCCCTGCTGTTGCTCGAGGCCGCGGTCGGCCTCTCGCTGGAGAGCGTTCCGGTCGCCGCGGCCGGGTTCGCCGTCGTCGCCGTCCTCGCGATCGCGGGCTACCGTCAGCCGAGCGTTCTGGTCGTCCTGGGAATCGGCGCCATCGCAGCCGTGGCGACGGCCGGCGTTCCGACGCCCGCGGCGCCACGGCTGACGCTGTTTCCCGCGGGCGCGCCGTCGGTCAGCGGCGCCGCGCTGGAAGGTACCGTCGCCCAGCTCGGGATGACGCTCGGCAACGCCGCGATCGCGACCGCGCTGCTCTGTGGCGACCTCTACGATCGGGACGTCTCCGCCGACGACCTCTCGCAGACGATGGGCGTCACCTGCCTCGCCGCGATCCCGATCGGCGGAGTCCCGATGTGTCACGGCAGCGGCGGCCTCGCCGGCAAGTACGCGTTCGGCGCCCGCACCGGCGGCGCGAACGTCCTGCTCGGGGTCGGGTACCTCGCGCTCGCGCTCGTCGCCGCCGGCGCGCTGTTCGCCGCGTTCCCGCTGGCGCTGCTCGGCGTCCTGCTGGTCGTCGTCGCCCTCGAACTCGGCCGCGCGGCCGTAGCGCCCGTCAGCGGCGTGCGATCCCTGGCGGTCGTCGCCGGCGTCGGTCTGGTCGGCGTCGCGGTCAACGTCGGGGTCGCGTTCGCGCTCGGCGCCGGCGTCGTCTGGCTGCTCGATCGATAG
- a CDS encoding DUF7384 family protein: protein MSEQPNPARVVADADVLAADLLVGGDAREALDHVRRHSWIDLVASDPLLDRTERIVAALADPDLAAAHRERLETDRVAVDHPEEDHPALASAYRGDAAHLLSYDERLGSAKAGLRLQPRVSVSVRSPDAFARLFDPESLYAAIEGDDYPGPDRDPRA, encoded by the coding sequence ATGAGTGAGCAGCCGAACCCCGCTCGCGTCGTCGCCGACGCGGACGTGCTCGCGGCCGATCTGCTCGTCGGCGGCGACGCCCGCGAGGCGCTCGATCACGTTCGGCGCCACTCCTGGATCGACCTGGTCGCGAGCGACCCGTTGCTCGATCGAACCGAGCGCATCGTCGCGGCGCTGGCCGATCCGGACCTCGCGGCCGCCCACCGCGAGCGACTCGAGACCGATCGGGTCGCGGTCGACCACCCCGAGGAAGATCATCCGGCGCTGGCGTCGGCTTACCGCGGCGACGCCGCGCACCTGCTCTCCTACGACGAGCGACTCGGCTCCGCGAAAGCGGGGCTGCGGCTGCAACCGCGCGTCTCCGTCAGCGTCCGTTCGCCGGACGCCTTCGCTCGGCTGTTCGATCCGGAAAGCCTCTACGCGGCCATCGAAGGCGACGACTATCCGGGCCCCGACCGGGATCCCAGAGCGTAG
- the arsM gene encoding arsenite methyltransferase — MTDETLTDDAPADGETTPTDPATRRSTVREEYGSIASTNGDCCGGENASATDDGPAAERACSVGYDAADLEGAPDDANLGLGCGNPIAISNLEPGETVLDLGSGGGFDCFLAAREVGPDGTVIGVDMTPEMIDTARTNARESDLENVEFRLGEIEHLPVADGTVDAIISNCVVNLSPEKPRVLAEAYRVLRPGGTIAISDLVATEPLSEELREDPEAVTACVGGAATIDELERWLAEAGFVDVSIAVEGEWVPSDETPVVSARIEGRKPA, encoded by the coding sequence ATGACAGACGAGACATTGACCGACGACGCACCGGCTGACGGCGAGACGACGCCGACCGACCCCGCGACCCGCCGATCGACCGTCCGCGAAGAGTACGGCTCGATCGCGAGCACGAACGGCGACTGCTGCGGCGGGGAGAACGCGAGCGCCACCGACGACGGCCCGGCCGCGGAGCGCGCGTGCTCGGTCGGCTACGACGCGGCCGATCTCGAGGGCGCACCCGACGACGCGAACCTCGGGCTGGGCTGTGGAAACCCGATCGCGATCTCGAACCTCGAGCCCGGCGAGACGGTGCTTGACCTCGGCTCCGGCGGCGGCTTCGACTGCTTCCTCGCGGCGCGCGAGGTCGGCCCCGACGGAACGGTGATCGGCGTCGACATGACGCCGGAGATGATCGACACGGCCCGAACGAACGCCCGCGAGAGCGACCTCGAGAACGTCGAGTTCCGTCTCGGCGAGATCGAACACCTTCCGGTCGCCGACGGGACGGTGGACGCGATCATCTCGAACTGCGTCGTCAACCTCTCGCCCGAGAAGCCGCGGGTGCTCGCGGAGGCGTACCGGGTGCTTCGACCCGGCGGCACGATCGCGATCTCGGATCTGGTCGCGACCGAACCGCTTTCCGAGGAACTCAGGGAGGACCCCGAGGCCGTCACCGCCTGCGTGGGCGGCGCCGCGACGATCGACGAACTGGAACGCTGGCTCGCCGAGGCGGGCTTCGTCGACGTCTCGATCGCCGTCGAGGGCGAGTGGGTGCCGTCCGACGAGACGCCGGTCGTCTCCGCACGGATCGAAGGGCGGAAGCCGGCGTAA
- a CDS encoding ArsR/SmtB family transcription factor yields the protein MTDGNPLTDACCAVEQLYDDVENPVADLERLRSDADRIETQAAVFGAFANEHRVRILEALRDGERCVCELQVVLEAPQSTVATHLRTLRDVGLVKSRKKGRWTYYRIADTAVFELLDVAAAIDVPIDD from the coding sequence ATGACTGACGGAAACCCCCTCACGGACGCCTGCTGTGCGGTCGAACAACTGTACGACGACGTCGAGAACCCCGTCGCCGACCTCGAGCGCTTGCGATCGGACGCGGATCGGATCGAAACGCAGGCTGCCGTCTTCGGGGCGTTCGCGAACGAACACCGGGTTCGGATTCTCGAAGCGCTCCGCGACGGGGAGCGGTGCGTCTGTGAACTGCAGGTCGTCCTCGAAGCGCCGCAATCGACCGTGGCGACGCACCTCCGGACGCTCCGCGACGTCGGCCTGGTCAAGAGCCGAAAGAAGGGGCGCTGGACGTACTACCGTATCGCCGACACCGCGGTCTTCGAGTTGCTCGACGTCGCCGCCGCGATCGACGTCCCGATCGACGACTAA
- a CDS encoding XTP/dITP diphosphatase — MAIRFVTGNEGKVREAREYFEGIEAVERVAHDYTEIQSDSLEAIAARGAHETFDALGGEEPVVVDDTGLFVDALGGFPGPYSAYVEDTVGVDRLWRLAKGEENRRARFRTVLAYADENGTETFDGAVAGTLVAPRGEGGFGYDPIFEYNGRTLAEMSTEEKNAISHRGRALAKFAEWYGERRP, encoded by the coding sequence ATGGCTATCCGATTCGTGACGGGGAACGAGGGCAAGGTCAGGGAAGCACGCGAGTACTTCGAGGGAATCGAAGCCGTCGAGCGGGTTGCCCACGACTACACGGAGATTCAGAGCGACTCGCTCGAGGCGATCGCAGCCCGCGGCGCGCACGAGACGTTCGACGCGCTCGGTGGCGAGGAACCGGTAGTCGTCGACGACACGGGCCTGTTCGTCGACGCCCTCGGCGGCTTTCCGGGACCGTACTCGGCCTACGTCGAGGACACGGTCGGCGTCGATCGGCTCTGGCGACTGGCGAAGGGCGAAGAGAACCGTCGCGCCCGGTTCCGGACGGTACTCGCGTACGCGGACGAGAACGGGACCGAGACGTTCGACGGGGCCGTCGCCGGCACGCTGGTCGCACCCCGGGGCGAGGGCGGGTTCGGGTACGACCCTATCTTCGAGTACAACGGACGGACGCTGGCCGAGATGAGCACCGAGGAGAAGAACGCGATCTCCCACCGCGGCCGGGCGCTGGCGAAGTTCGCGGAGTGGTACGGCGAACGCCGCCCTTGA
- a CDS encoding Gfo/Idh/MocA family protein, with translation MSNPNDRVRLGVVGLGFMGQVHASNAADFGHEVVAGADLVAETRKAFAESYDATTYEQFEAMYDAEDLDAIAVSTPNAFHEDAVVAALERGYNVLCEKPLANDLESAERIAAAAADADGFCMVNFHNRLSTAAEAFKDYQREGHFGEITHVDANYVRRRGIPGVGSWFTSKELAGGGAVVDIGVHAIDFALYLMEYPSVEEVFAVTRTEFGDREDYVDPGDWYAETEDAVFDVEDSATAMIRCEDDRTISLEVTWAANQPESQRFIVRGTEAGAELDLGGEELTMYRSGKQGTDHNLDATLTEGSIEHTGWPGSDERFLDAVAAGEPPTLNTVEQALTVQRVIDGIYRAAETGTSVSIE, from the coding sequence ATGAGTAATCCGAACGATCGCGTCAGGCTCGGTGTCGTCGGACTGGGATTCATGGGACAGGTACACGCCTCGAACGCCGCGGACTTCGGCCACGAGGTCGTCGCGGGCGCGGATCTCGTGGCCGAGACGCGCAAGGCGTTCGCGGAGAGCTACGACGCGACCACGTACGAGCAGTTCGAGGCGATGTACGACGCCGAAGACCTCGACGCGATCGCCGTCTCCACGCCGAACGCGTTCCACGAGGACGCGGTCGTCGCCGCGCTGGAGCGCGGGTACAACGTCCTCTGCGAGAAACCCCTCGCGAACGACCTCGAGAGCGCGGAGCGGATCGCCGCGGCGGCCGCGGACGCGGACGGCTTCTGCATGGTGAACTTCCACAACCGCCTCTCGACCGCGGCGGAGGCGTTCAAAGACTACCAGCGCGAGGGTCACTTCGGCGAGATCACCCACGTCGACGCGAACTACGTCCGACGGCGCGGCATCCCCGGCGTCGGCTCCTGGTTCACCAGCAAGGAACTCGCCGGCGGCGGCGCCGTCGTCGATATCGGCGTCCACGCGATCGACTTCGCGCTCTACCTGATGGAGTACCCTTCGGTCGAGGAGGTGTTCGCCGTCACCCGGACCGAGTTCGGCGACCGCGAGGACTACGTCGACCCCGGCGACTGGTACGCCGAGACCGAGGACGCGGTCTTCGACGTCGAGGACTCCGCGACGGCGATGATCCGCTGCGAAGACGATCGAACGATCTCGCTCGAGGTCACGTGGGCCGCCAACCAGCCCGAATCCCAGCGGTTTATCGTCCGCGGCACCGAGGCCGGCGCGGAACTCGACCTCGGCGGCGAAGAACTCACGATGTACCGCAGCGGCAAACAGGGAACCGACCACAACCTCGACGCCACGCTGACCGAGGGATCGATCGAGCACACCGGCTGGCCGGGAAGCGACGAGCGGTTCCTCGACGCCGTCGCCGCCGGCGAGCCGCCGACGCTGAACACGGTCGAGCAGGCCCTGACGGTCCAGCGCGTGATCGACGGGATCTACCGCGCCGCCGAGACGGGGACGTCGGTCTCGATCGAGTAA
- the surE gene encoding 5'/3'-nucleotidase SurE produces the protein MSESDRPTILLTNDDGIDAPGLRALHDELSEIGSVTVVAPATNQSAVGRSLTYGRTAGDDEPAIGFEDAQFTSPVPHADHELGYAVDGTPCDCVIVGLGALDPEPDVVVAGCNPGANLGAYVLSRSGTVSAAMEAAFLGTPSIAVSMDRLEYEPELAPDAFDEPATVTADLVEYALDTDVFDRVDYCNVNTPAPHRETTGVELTRPSTVYEMDGSFENGEFRLHNRLWEQMAEGSIPDEPGTDRRAILEGRISISPLSVPYRSTSHESLERFVGEYDP, from the coding sequence ATGAGCGAGAGCGATCGGCCCACGATCCTGCTGACCAACGACGACGGTATCGACGCGCCCGGTCTTCGCGCACTCCACGACGAACTGTCCGAAATCGGGTCGGTCACTGTCGTCGCACCCGCGACGAACCAGAGCGCCGTCGGTCGCTCGCTCACCTACGGCCGGACGGCGGGCGACGACGAACCCGCGATCGGCTTCGAAGACGCGCAGTTTACGAGCCCGGTCCCCCACGCCGATCACGAACTCGGCTACGCGGTCGACGGGACGCCTTGCGACTGCGTCATCGTCGGCCTCGGCGCGCTCGATCCCGAACCGGACGTCGTCGTCGCCGGCTGCAACCCCGGCGCGAACCTCGGGGCGTACGTCCTCTCCCGATCGGGGACCGTGAGCGCCGCGATGGAGGCCGCGTTCCTCGGGACGCCGTCGATCGCGGTCTCGATGGACCGGCTCGAATACGAGCCCGAGCTCGCGCCCGACGCGTTCGACGAACCGGCGACGGTGACGGCCGACCTCGTGGAGTACGCACTCGACACCGACGTCTTCGATCGCGTCGACTACTGCAACGTCAATACGCCGGCGCCCCACCGGGAGACGACGGGCGTCGAACTCACGCGACCCTCGACGGTCTACGAGATGGACGGCAGTTTCGAGAACGGCGAATTCAGGCTCCACAACCGGCTCTGGGAGCAGATGGCCGAGGGGTCGATTCCCGACGAACCGGGCACCGATCGACGGGCGATCCTCGAGGGGCGGATCAGCATCTCGCCGCTGTCGGTCCCGTACCGATCGACGTCCCACGAGTCGCTCGAGCGGTTCGTCGGCGAGTACGACCCCTGA
- a CDS encoding DUF5808 domain-containing protein has protein sequence MADKPSSGEILGVPYNFERPSLGRMLSSYWQPGEGMLVEKPFGVGYTLNLANWRSWVVVLVAGALLWHQEQSAGGAADETRDEPVEVIVDDESDD, from the coding sequence ATGGCAGACAAACCGAGTTCCGGTGAGATCCTCGGCGTACCGTACAACTTCGAACGTCCGAGTCTGGGACGAATGCTCTCGTCGTACTGGCAGCCCGGCGAGGGGATGCTCGTCGAGAAACCCTTCGGCGTCGGCTACACGCTGAATCTGGCCAACTGGCGATCGTGGGTCGTCGTGCTCGTCGCCGGCGCGCTCCTCTGGCACCAAGAGCAGAGCGCCGGCGGCGCCGCCGACGAGACCCGGGACGAACCCGTCGAAGTGATCGTCGACGACGAGAGTGACGACTGA